The Spirosoma foliorum genome has a window encoding:
- the pseF gene encoding pseudaminic acid cytidylyltransferase, which translates to MSNLAIIPARGGSKRIPRKNIRPFLGKPIIAYVIDTALQSGLFSDVMVSTDDEEIAAIARQYGASIPFLRTTETAGDFATTAEVLSEVLSQYEQQGKRFDYACCLYPTAPFVTPKLLSRAFSTLTEKQFDTVYPVQQFSFPIQRAIRLSDSKVQWFQPEHALTRSQDLEPAYHDAGQFYFFSVNAFRQTNRLITDNSGGIVISEMAAHDIDNETDWQVAEFKFKLMDNVK; encoded by the coding sequence ATGAGTAACCTAGCTATTATTCCTGCAAGGGGCGGTAGCAAGCGGATTCCCCGAAAAAACATTCGTCCGTTTTTGGGTAAGCCAATAATCGCCTATGTTATCGATACAGCTCTGCAATCGGGTTTGTTCAGCGACGTAATGGTTTCGACTGACGATGAAGAGATTGCAGCTATCGCCCGCCAGTACGGGGCATCTATTCCATTTTTACGAACCACCGAAACAGCGGGTGATTTTGCAACAACAGCCGAAGTGCTGAGCGAGGTACTTAGTCAATATGAACAGCAAGGAAAACGATTTGACTATGCCTGCTGCCTCTACCCTACTGCCCCATTCGTTACTCCAAAACTGCTAAGCCGTGCTTTTTCGACCCTGACCGAAAAGCAGTTCGATACCGTTTATCCGGTTCAACAATTTAGTTTTCCAATTCAGCGAGCCATACGGTTAAGTGATTCAAAAGTGCAGTGGTTTCAACCCGAACATGCGTTAACCCGTTCGCAGGATTTGGAACCCGCTTACCACGACGCAGGTCAGTTTTACTTTTTCAGTGTAAACGCCTTCCGGCAAACGAATCGCCTGATAACCGACAATTCAGGAGGCATCGTTATTTCAGAAATGGCCGCTCATGACATTGATAATGAGACCGATTGGCAAGTAGCGGAGTTTAAATTTAAACTAATGGATAATGTAAAATGA
- the pseG gene encoding UDP-2,4-diacetamido-2,4,6-trideoxy-beta-L-altropyranose hydrolase yields MNRILFRADGNAQIGLGHVMRCLALADMLTGEFSMRFSIVEPTSEVSALIENAGLSVNPLPLSTQQADFLDQIQSDDIVVLDGYAFDESFQKAVQSRAKKLVFIDDLVAGHQVADVVINHAGGVATTDYDASSDTQFCLGPHYALLRPEFLQPEGFGEAPTAGPIFVSLGGADPQNTSLTVLEAIQQVDVTLPVHIVLGPFHPNRQAIEDARNKLPNLTILQNLSAPQMVSELQQCSLAITACSTISYEVCAINRPLIAIVTADNQARLAQFLSEEKLALSVNFPTLLTRMKPVLALDQLLKFAIQSFQFSPENTVETLANQRRFFDGRSPERFRTLFRQLSA; encoded by the coding sequence ATGAATCGAATCTTATTTCGAGCAGATGGTAACGCCCAAATTGGCCTGGGCCACGTGATGCGTTGTCTGGCTTTGGCGGATATGCTGACTGGCGAATTTTCCATGCGATTTTCCATCGTTGAGCCAACGTCAGAAGTTAGCGCATTGATTGAAAACGCAGGATTATCAGTCAATCCCCTACCCTTATCAACTCAACAGGCGGATTTTCTGGACCAGATTCAGTCAGATGACATTGTCGTATTGGACGGTTACGCGTTTGATGAGTCGTTTCAAAAAGCCGTTCAATCCCGTGCCAAAAAATTGGTTTTTATCGATGATTTGGTAGCTGGGCATCAGGTGGCCGATGTCGTAATCAATCATGCGGGTGGTGTTGCTACGACGGATTATGATGCCTCGTCAGATACGCAGTTTTGTCTTGGTCCACACTATGCCTTGCTTCGGCCTGAATTCTTACAACCAGAAGGTTTTGGAGAAGCTCCCACTGCTGGACCAATCTTCGTTAGTCTGGGCGGTGCCGACCCACAAAATACCTCACTCACCGTACTGGAAGCCATTCAACAGGTTGATGTTACCTTACCTGTGCATATCGTTCTGGGGCCGTTTCATCCAAATCGTCAAGCTATTGAAGATGCCCGAAATAAACTTCCGAATCTGACGATTCTGCAAAATCTGAGCGCTCCACAAATGGTTAGTGAACTGCAGCAATGTAGTCTAGCCATCACTGCTTGTAGTACGATTAGCTATGAAGTCTGTGCCATAAACAGGCCACTCATTGCCATTGTCACCGCCGATAATCAGGCTCGGTTAGCACAGTTTTTATCGGAAGAGAAACTGGCGCTTTCGGTCAACTTTCCAACGCTGCTCACGCGTATGAAGCCCGTATTGGCGTTAGATCAACTGCTAAAATTTGCGATTCAATCGTTTCAGTTTTCACCCGAAAACACAGTCGAAACGCTCGCCAACCAACGTCGGTTTTTCGATGGTCGTTCTCCCGAACGATTTCGTACGCTATTTCGACAATTAAGTGCGTAA
- a CDS encoding GNAT family N-acetyltransferase has product MLTYRTAQPADARLYFDWANDPDTRQQSFKSNPISLETHTAWFTRKLADPNALLLIFSNEAGQPVGQVRFERTPIADMPDEIIIGLSVDARQRGKGLASQLIEQACAICRKKWDAVTIHAYIKPENQASIRSFERAGFKLSGESGKFGNSGQQRPCLLYLKTL; this is encoded by the coding sequence ATGCTTACTTACCGAACCGCCCAACCCGCCGATGCCCGTCTTTATTTTGACTGGGCCAATGATCCTGATACCCGGCAACAGTCGTTCAAGTCCAACCCTATTTCGCTGGAAACGCACACGGCCTGGTTTACACGTAAACTAGCCGATCCCAATGCGTTGTTGCTTATTTTTTCTAACGAGGCAGGCCAGCCAGTTGGGCAGGTCCGTTTCGAACGCACGCCCATCGCCGATATGCCCGACGAAATTATTATTGGGTTATCTGTTGATGCCCGACAACGCGGAAAAGGATTAGCCAGCCAATTGATTGAGCAGGCTTGTGCCATTTGCCGGAAAAAGTGGGATGCCGTTACCATTCATGCCTATATCAAACCTGAGAATCAGGCGTCGATACGGTCTTTCGAACGGGCTGGTTTCAAATTGTCGGGCGAAAGCGGTAAATTTGGGAACTCGGGCCAGCAAAGGCCCTGTTTGCTTTACCTTAAAACCTTATAG
- the pseI gene encoding pseudaminic acid synthase, protein MRKDQPIQVAQYTISPAHRPFVIAEMSGNHNQSLERALEIVDAVADAGAHALKLQTYTPDTITFNGGSEEFYIRDAKSLWADKNLYKLYAEAYTPWEWHKPIFEHAQKRGMIAFSSPFDTTAVDFLESLDVPLYKIASFENTDHILLKKVAQTGKPVIMSTGVASVADLDESVKVLRANGCKDLILLKCTSTYPATPESTNLHTIPHMRELFDVPVGLSDHTMGIGAAVAAVALGAVVLEKHVTLRRADGGVDSAFSLEPDELKNLVIETERAHLAMGQVNYTLTPKEEKSLQFKRSLYVVRDMKAGETFSPDTVRSIRPANGLHTRYYDDIIGKTAKQDIQAGTALAWDLILNDRVNE, encoded by the coding sequence ATGAGAAAAGACCAACCGATTCAGGTTGCCCAGTATACCATTAGCCCGGCTCACCGCCCGTTTGTTATCGCCGAAATGTCGGGCAATCACAATCAATCCCTCGAAAGGGCTCTGGAAATTGTCGATGCCGTAGCCGATGCCGGTGCGCACGCGCTCAAACTTCAAACCTACACGCCCGACACAATTACCTTCAACGGTGGGTCGGAAGAGTTTTACATTCGGGATGCCAAGTCGCTTTGGGCCGATAAAAATCTGTACAAACTTTACGCCGAAGCCTATACGCCCTGGGAATGGCACAAGCCCATTTTCGAGCACGCGCAGAAACGGGGAATGATTGCCTTTAGCTCGCCCTTCGATACGACTGCGGTTGATTTTCTGGAATCGCTGGATGTACCGCTCTACAAGATCGCGTCCTTCGAAAACACGGATCATATCCTGCTCAAGAAAGTGGCGCAAACAGGTAAGCCGGTCATTATGAGCACCGGGGTAGCGTCGGTTGCCGATCTTGACGAGTCCGTAAAAGTCCTGCGTGCCAATGGTTGTAAGGACTTGATTCTGCTCAAATGCACGAGCACCTACCCCGCTACCCCCGAAAGCACCAACCTGCATACGATTCCGCATATGCGCGAGTTGTTCGACGTACCCGTTGGCCTTTCCGATCATACTATGGGCATTGGCGCTGCTGTAGCAGCCGTAGCGTTAGGCGCGGTTGTGCTGGAAAAGCACGTCACCCTGCGCCGGGCCGATGGTGGTGTTGATTCGGCCTTTTCGCTGGAACCCGACGAGTTAAAAAACCTTGTTATCGAAACTGAGCGGGCGCATCTGGCTATGGGACAAGTGAATTACACCCTCACGCCCAAAGAAGAAAAGAGCCTGCAATTCAAACGGTCGTTGTACGTCGTGCGCGATATGAAAGCGGGTGAAACTTTTTCACCCGACACTGTACGTAGTATCCGCCCGGCCAACGGTTTACACACCCGTTACTACGACGACATCATCGGCAAAACCGCCAAACAAGACATTCAGGCGGGCACAGCGCTGGCTTGGGATTTAATTTTGAATGATAGAGTGAATGAATGA
- a CDS encoding lipopolysaccharide biosynthesis protein has translation MGIIKRQTIQSSIYSYAGVAVGFLTQGIWFPNLFRGTQVVGLLTLLISLSQVLAQASNLGLNGAGGRYFPFFRNADRQHNGYLLITSLTTLVGFGICVLALWLARPWVIEFYQKDSALFVEYYYLLIPLTLFTVYFTVFDNYARLLYDPVTGTLLQQFVLRVLILLAGGLYWLGWVTLPQFLGVWLLAFLIPLIVMIISVAQDEALFFNRKFVSIDASLRRNMMRYAGLTLTSALSTQIVWTIDKVMINSKQGLGDTGIYGTASYFAAVIAIPATALYKVSGTLIAESWKTNDLKNIATIYQKSCLNQLIAGCLVFVGVAANLSNVFRFLPPDYAAGYYVILWLGLGKLIDMATGVNGIIMNTSRYYTYDTLFFIALIFITIAANLLLIPRFGINGAAIGAALATILYNLARTLFVGFAFKMQPFTWRNLVVILLGLVVWWLAIQIPYPAPDAPKWQTVLDIGWRSTLISLLFGGAIIGLKLSSDINQMVEGLRKRFL, from the coding sequence ATGGGTATCATCAAACGGCAAACCATTCAGAGTTCTATTTACTCCTATGCGGGTGTAGCCGTTGGCTTTCTGACGCAGGGTATTTGGTTTCCGAACTTATTCCGTGGAACTCAAGTCGTAGGGTTGTTGACCTTGCTGATTTCGCTCTCGCAGGTATTAGCCCAGGCATCGAATCTGGGACTGAACGGAGCTGGTGGGCGATATTTCCCCTTCTTCCGCAACGCCGACCGACAACACAATGGTTATCTGCTCATAACAAGTCTGACTACGTTGGTTGGTTTTGGGATTTGTGTGCTGGCTCTTTGGCTGGCACGTCCCTGGGTTATCGAATTCTACCAGAAAGACTCAGCTCTGTTTGTCGAATACTATTATCTGCTCATTCCCCTAACGCTTTTTACCGTCTATTTTACGGTCTTTGATAACTACGCCCGGCTGCTCTATGACCCCGTTACCGGAACGTTATTGCAGCAGTTTGTTTTGCGAGTCCTGATTCTGCTTGCGGGTGGCTTGTATTGGCTAGGATGGGTCACGCTACCACAGTTTCTGGGCGTTTGGTTACTGGCCTTTCTCATTCCGCTGATTGTCATGATCATCAGCGTTGCTCAGGACGAAGCCTTGTTTTTCAACCGAAAGTTTGTGTCAATCGATGCCAGTTTGCGTCGGAATATGATGCGTTATGCCGGTTTGACCCTCACATCGGCCCTCTCGACGCAAATTGTCTGGACTATTGATAAGGTGATGATAAACAGCAAACAAGGACTGGGCGACACAGGTATTTATGGCACAGCCTCTTATTTTGCCGCCGTTATTGCGATTCCGGCAACCGCTTTATACAAAGTGTCGGGTACGCTTATTGCCGAGTCGTGGAAAACAAATGATCTGAAAAACATTGCCACGATTTATCAAAAAAGCTGTCTGAACCAATTGATTGCAGGTTGTTTAGTTTTCGTAGGCGTAGCGGCTAATCTGTCTAATGTCTTTCGGTTTCTCCCACCCGATTATGCGGCCGGTTATTATGTAATTCTCTGGCTGGGTCTCGGCAAACTGATTGACATGGCAACTGGGGTGAATGGTATTATCATGAACACGTCGCGTTATTACACCTACGACACGTTGTTTTTTATCGCGCTCATTTTCATTACCATTGCCGCCAACCTACTCCTAATTCCACGCTTCGGTATTAACGGGGCTGCCATTGGGGCTGCATTGGCAACGATACTTTATAACCTCGCTCGTACGCTGTTTGTCGGTTTTGCGTTTAAAATGCAGCCCTTTACCTGGCGAAATCTGGTGGTTATTCTGTTGGGACTTGTTGTCTGGTGGCTAGCCATCCAGATTCCTTATCCGGCTCCCGATGCCCCTAAATGGCAAACTGTACTGGATATTGGCTGGCGATCAACACTAATCAGCCTATTGTTTGGAGGAGCAATTATCGGACTCAAACTATCATCCGATATAAACCAAATGGTAGAGGGGTTGAGAAAACGGTTTTTATGA
- a CDS encoding FkbM family methyltransferase, which yields MWVFRFLFTEAARLVRSIEGRRLLWLAFQYGDRPRNQAVDVTFGLYQFRVPDALSFVWQYREIFVDEFYKFSTTSSNPVIFDCGTNIGTSVVYFRQNYPNARIVAFEADEQISATLQDNLRKNQITGVEVITKAVWTNEEGIWFGSDQADSASIFSQTDRKLVPSVRLRDVLLRETHIDMLKMDIEGAETAVLTDCHDALAHVKNLFVEFHAYLDHPQTLAEVMNVLEKSGFRYYINTSQYRHAPLVNHRYKGNDSMDLQLNIFAYRS from the coding sequence ATGTGGGTTTTTCGATTTTTATTTACTGAAGCGGCTCGACTCGTACGTTCGATTGAAGGTCGGCGGTTACTCTGGTTGGCTTTTCAATATGGTGATCGGCCACGTAATCAGGCTGTTGATGTTACGTTTGGGCTCTATCAGTTTCGGGTACCTGATGCGCTATCGTTTGTCTGGCAGTATCGGGAAATTTTTGTTGATGAATTTTACAAGTTCTCGACAACGAGTTCTAACCCCGTCATTTTCGATTGCGGAACGAACATCGGTACGAGCGTTGTGTATTTTCGTCAGAACTACCCAAATGCACGCATTGTCGCCTTTGAAGCAGATGAGCAGATTAGCGCGACCTTACAGGACAATCTGCGAAAAAATCAGATCACAGGGGTCGAGGTAATTACGAAAGCGGTCTGGACAAACGAAGAAGGCATCTGGTTCGGTAGCGATCAGGCCGATTCGGCGTCAATTTTTTCCCAAACAGATCGAAAGTTAGTGCCGTCTGTCAGACTGCGTGACGTTCTTCTTCGGGAAACGCACATTGATATGCTCAAGATGGACATCGAGGGAGCCGAAACCGCTGTCCTGACCGATTGCCATGATGCGCTCGCCCACGTCAAAAACCTGTTCGTTGAATTCCACGCTTATCTCGACCATCCACAAACATTAGCTGAGGTGATGAACGTGCTGGAAAAAAGTGGATTTCGCTATTACATCAATACAAGCCAGTACCGCCACGCGCCGTTGGTCAATCACCGTTACAAAGGCAACGATAGCATGGACCTGCAATTGAATATCTTTGCGTACAGAAGTTGA
- a CDS encoding glycosyltransferase family 4 protein — MRVTHLSTYHLFGGAAVAANRLHRALAKIGQWTGSVESTMLVGTSNRQETHRPEPGVVYLANNFLAEQTAFGRFVAERLYFLPQERDVSVRFQFSPAKFGATLNFHPAIQQADILHLHWINFGFLSLNGLQSLFELGKPIVWTLHDQWAFTGGCHYARGCTHFLTHCHQCPYLKKPGEHDLAYTVFERKKGVFGNARVHFTPPSHWLADEAKRSALLRNFPFSVIPYAIDQTIFCPVERAEANTHLDLPDTGKPRLLFGSANVTDTRKGFTYFAEALTLLHQQHPDLTPEILVFGKGRSYLFNELPYPIRHLGLLTSEDDIVAAYNAADAMIVPSLEDNLPNTVIEAMACGTPVVGFRTGGIPEMIGHRQNGYLADIGSAQQLADGMAFVLTHPNPETLRQNARQSAEFRFSEEVVASQHVELYRQLLNE; from the coding sequence TTGAGAGTTACGCACCTAAGCACCTATCATTTGTTCGGCGGGGCGGCTGTAGCAGCGAACCGGCTGCATCGGGCATTAGCGAAGATTGGGCAATGGACTGGGTCAGTCGAAAGTACCATGCTCGTGGGTACGTCGAACCGACAGGAAACGCACCGGCCAGAGCCTGGCGTTGTTTATCTGGCGAATAATTTCCTGGCCGAACAAACAGCCTTTGGTCGGTTTGTGGCTGAGCGACTGTACTTTTTGCCCCAGGAGCGTGACGTTTCGGTACGATTTCAGTTTTCACCTGCTAAGTTTGGCGCTACTCTCAACTTCCACCCTGCTATCCAACAGGCTGATATCCTGCATCTTCACTGGATCAACTTTGGCTTTTTATCCCTCAACGGCCTGCAATCGCTATTCGAGTTAGGAAAGCCTATCGTCTGGACACTACACGACCAGTGGGCGTTTACGGGTGGCTGCCATTACGCGCGGGGCTGTACTCATTTTCTCACGCATTGCCACCAATGCCCGTACCTAAAAAAGCCCGGCGAACATGATTTAGCCTATACTGTTTTTGAACGCAAAAAAGGCGTTTTCGGGAATGCCAGGGTGCACTTTACCCCACCGAGCCATTGGCTGGCCGACGAAGCGAAACGCAGCGCGTTACTGAGAAATTTCCCATTCTCGGTTATACCCTACGCCATCGATCAAACCATTTTTTGTCCTGTTGAACGTGCCGAAGCCAATACCCACCTTGACCTTCCCGACACAGGCAAACCTCGACTCTTATTCGGTAGTGCGAACGTAACAGACACGCGTAAAGGCTTTACCTACTTTGCCGAAGCGCTTACACTCCTGCATCAACAGCATCCTGATTTAACACCCGAGATTCTGGTGTTCGGCAAAGGTCGCTCCTACTTGTTCAACGAGCTTCCTTATCCGATACGCCATCTCGGTCTCTTAACGAGCGAAGACGATATCGTGGCCGCCTATAATGCCGCAGATGCCATGATTGTGCCTTCACTGGAAGATAATCTGCCTAACACCGTCATCGAAGCTATGGCTTGCGGAACGCCGGTAGTTGGCTTCCGAACGGGGGGAATTCCTGAAATGATCGGCCATCGGCAAAATGGGTATCTGGCCGACATCGGTTCAGCTCAGCAACTCGCGGATGGTATGGCCTTTGTCCTGACTCATCCAAATCCCGAAACCTTACGCCAAAACGCTCGCCAATCGGCCGAATTCCGGTTCTCGGAAGAAGTGGTAGCCAGCCAACACGTTGAGTTATATAGACAATTATTGAATGAGTGA